Part of the Labilibaculum antarcticum genome, GCTATAGATCATTTACCTGCTTTTAATGCTTTTGTGAAACAAACAAAAGTAAAATCTCATTTTAGAATGAGACAATTGCAAGTAGCAGCTACCATTGCTCTCGTGCTGACCACTTCAATTATTGGATATTTTGTTTTAAATCCTGTCCCTGATTTTCATAGTCTTGCAAAGACTGCACCTATAAAAGCTAAAGCTGGTCAAGTTGAACTTCAACTTTCTACGGGTGAAAAGGTATTTATAAAAAAGGAAGGTGAAAGATTGATCAACGAAAGTCAAGTTAATATTAAAAAAGAGGAAAATACTGTTGATTACTTAGCATTTAATCAGGAGAAGAAAAAACATGAGGGTTACAATACCATAAATGTACCTCGAGGTACAAACTTCAAAGTAATTTTATCGGATAGTACAGTGGTGTGGTTAAATGCTGAATCGAGTATTACTTACCCTGTACAATTTACTACTAATGTTCGTAAAGTAAAAATTTCTGGCGAAGCTCATTTTAAAGTGGCACATAATAAGGAAAAACCATTTATTGTTGAAACAGGTCTTACTAAAATTCAAGTTCTGGGTACAGTGTTTAATGTTAAAGCTTATAAATCGCAAGATGAAATATTTACCACTCTAGTTGAAGGAAAAGTTCTTATTGATAATGGTCTTGGAGATCATGTAGTGATAAAACCCAATGAGCAAGCGATTTCAGGAACATCACCTAAGTTAAGAGTGAAAATAATAGATGTGGATCAAGAAATTGCTTGGCGTAAGGGTATGTTCAATTTCGAAGATGAAAAGTTAAGTGATATTCTTGATGAATTAAGTCATTGGTACGATTTGAAGATCTTTTATGAATCATCTGATT contains:
- a CDS encoding FecR family protein, which translates into the protein MKIKKHIEINWRIFRKAVDQKLNESDQFEFDAWLVDAIENQNYFVKAKKFHEKQKHAGTPEAIDHLPAFNAFVKQTKVKSHFRMRQLQVAATIALVLTTSIIGYFVLNPVPDFHSLAKTAPIKAKAGQVELQLSTGEKVFIKKEGERLINESQVNIKKEENTVDYLAFNQEKKKHEGYNTINVPRGTNFKVILSDSTVVWLNAESSITYPVQFTTNVRKVKISGEAHFKVAHNKEKPFIVETGLTKIQVLGTVFNVKAYKSQDEIFTTLVEGKVLIDNGLGDHVVIKPNEQAISGTSPKLRVKIIDVDQEIAWRKGMFNFEDEKLSDILDELSHWYDLKIFYESSDLKKVQFTGGLERYENLNQLLELFELTKSVKFLVKEDAILVKKYE